Proteins from one Sabethes cyaneus chromosome 2, idSabCyanKW18_F2, whole genome shotgun sequence genomic window:
- the LOC128735857 gene encoding uncharacterized protein LOC128735857, protein MHSPSRSENGEKEDSASFHGFEEAGAVAVAMDPVTEKEYRVVCRQRSQVKQKLVRIQRTLITSAAIGLAQLNVLSKTLSAVYTEYSGFHSKVLSLVSDEDLVHEENEYAAFDDSYNDVSNAVEELLLEAKNRAVPTSAPNPSSQQVIIQQQALKMPIPTFSGSYTEWPKFKAIFTDLMANSGDTDAIKLYHLDKALVGNAAGVLDAKILSEGNYQQAWNVLMDRYDNKRAIVESHFRGLLTLKKMSSTANKELRALVDEAVNHIESLRYLQQEINGTAEHFFVFLIVSALDKSARQAWEATQKKGELPNYQQTIDFLKARCQVLENCEAAVQPAPSNPKPHPPQRSVPQRSHAASTGPSQPPVYCEICGGPHRNVQCSTLSSLTPAQKNEKIRAAGICFNCLRKGHRSKDCPSDKTCHKCQRRHHTLLHENEEPSRGTKPNVSLPTDDDDGDPATDTSCNIIADASTSEPTDFNNVFRKLRPIPQDCTAVDCGGPGLRQEKSSTSMPCAVG, encoded by the coding sequence ATGCATTCGCCGTCGCGTTCGGAAAACGGTGAAAAAGAGGACTCAGCATCATTTCACGGATTTGAAGAAGCtggtgctgttgctgttgctatgGATCCTGTCACCGAAAAGGAATATCGTGTGGTCTGCCGTCAGCGCTCTCAAGTAAAGCAGAAATTAGTGCGTATTCAACGAACGCTCATCACCAGTGCAGCAATTGGTTTAGCACAATTAAATGTGCTATCCAAAACGCTTTCTGCTGTATACACGGAGTACAGTGGATTCCATAGCAAGGTGCTATCGTTAGTATCGGATGAAGACCTGGTCCATGAAGAAAATGAATATGCTGCCTTCGATGATAGTTACAACGATGTAAGCAACGCAGTGGAAGAGCTGCTGCTGGAAGCAAAGAACCGTGCAGTACCAACATCTGCACCTAACCCGTCATCTCAACAAGTGATTATCCAGCAACAGGCCCTCAAGATGCCAATTCCAACGTTCAGTGGAAGCTataccgaatggccgaagtTTAAGGCCATTTTTACCGATCTGATGGCCAATTCGGGTGATACAGATGCCATAAAACTGTATCATCTCGACAAAGCGCTTGTTGGAAATGCCGCAGGTGTACTAGATGCCAAAATCCTGAGTGAAGGGAACTACCAACAGGCCTGGAACGTCTTAATGGACCGCTACGACAACAAACGAGCCATAGTGGAGAGCCATTTTCGAGGACTGCTGACATTAAAAAAGATGTCTTCCACCGCCAATAAAGAACTTCGTGCCCTCGTTGATGAAGCAGTCAACCACATCGAAAGCCTGCGCTACCTCCAGCAGGAGATCAATGGAACGGCCGAgcatttcttcgttttcttgatCGTGTCAGCTCTCGACAAGAGTGCGCGCCAGGCTTGGGAAGCAACACAGAAGAAAGGTGAGTTACCGAATTACCAGCAGACCATCGACTTTCTGAAAGCCAGATGCCAGGTTCTGGAGAACTGTGAAGCAGCAGTCCAGCCAGCCCCGTCGAATCCAAAGCCCCATCCACCACAAAGAAGTGTACCACAAAGAAGCCATGCTGCATCGACCGGCCCATCCCAACCACCAGTCTACTGTGAAATTTGTGGCGGTCCCCATCGAAACGTCCAGTGTTCGACCCTATCCAGCCTAACCCCAGCCCAGAAGAACGAGAAGATCCGAGCAGCTGGAATCTGTTTCAACTGCCTGCGCAAAGGCCATCGCTCCAAAGATTGCCCTTCCGATAAGACATGCCACAAGTGTCAACGCCGACATCACACGTTGCTCCATGAAAATGAAGAACCCAGCCGAGGTACGAAGCCCAACGTATCACTTCCCACCGACGATGACGATGGCGATCCCGCCACCGATACCAGCTGCAACATCATCGCAGATGCCAGCACCAGTGaaccaaccgatttcaacaatgtGTTCCGCAAACTTCGCCCAATCCCCCAAGACTGTACTGCTGTTGACTGCGGTGGTCCAGGTCTACGACAGGAGAAATCAAGCACATCCATGCCGTGTGCTGTTGGATAG
- the LOC128735858 gene encoding uncharacterized protein LOC128735858 has protein sequence MANRLGIPKKPANIPIVGINALRTHARDKVTIKFRSRVSTFHASLECLVTPKVTGTIPTSKIDIAHWMIPEGLVFADPKFHIPDKVDLLIDIERNMQQFWRNEEVPDVPNLSTEEIACEAHFLSTYQRDESGRFMVQLPFNSDLPLLNDCRALALKRFLMLEKRLVRNPELRIQYVDFIREYEALGHCREIMESEDPPNQQSYYLPHHAVLRPSSSSTKCRVVFDASAKSSPSHLSLNEVLHVGPVVQNDLHHIMLRFRKFKVAFTGDICKMYRQVVEAPSDRRFLRIFWREQPSLPLRVLELCTVTYGTASAPYQATRYLVQLVKEDGENFPIAAHIVKEEFYMDDVLSGADSVEDAIVAKQQLKELLSRGGFPIRKWCSKSQQLMENIPIDERETMTPGEQGVNETIKVLGLRWDPTADTLKIAYHPNPTVKQPPTKRTVYSEIAKFFDPLGLVSPVIVLAKLLAQKLWQLKIYWDDPVDENIAKQWQNLQLSLMHLHDIEIPRCVILDNVVAYELHGFSDPSTTAYGACIYLRSLFVDGSAKLRLLTSKSKLAPLSELTIPRKELCAALLLTRLLAKVLPALDMPVQEVVLWSDSMIVLAWLKKPLNQLQLFVRNRVAVIQQHTDNFRWEHVRSHQNPADVISRGQLPEDLATNTLWWHGPSYLEVVCYEVVIPDEIPEEALPELKAAVAISDVRMDMPLFFSNYSNFRKLQRIVGYIRRFANNCRKQNPTDRELRPHLTVHELRRATESIIHVIQHAHFADEIKRVLDNEPCKSRHQIILPDKDPVIHRFIQQMHVELLHVGQTGLLNALRQRYWLLKGRSIIRFITRRCVKCFRTHPTTPNQLMGNLPASRVMPSPPFAITGVGYAGPFWIKQGSRRPTLTKAYVAVFVCMATKAVHLEVVSDLSTDAFLASLRRLIARRGMIHEDSGRQP, from the exons ATGGCCAACCGTCTTGGCATCCCAAAGAAGCCAGCCAACATCCCAATTGTTGGCATTAACGCCCTACGAACCCACGCTCGTGATAAGGTGACCATCAAGTTTCGATCCCGTGTATCAACGTTCCACGCCAGCCTGGAGTGTCTGGTAACGCCAAAAGTGACTGGGACAATTCCAACTTCCAAGATCGACATCGCCCATTGGATGATCCCAGAAGGACTGGTCTTTGCCGATCCCAAGTTCCACATTCCCGACAAAGTGGACTTGCTGATTG ACATCGAGCGGAACATGCAACAGTTTTGGCGAAACGAGGAAGTACCAGACGTCCCCAACCTGTCGACCGAAGAGATAGCATGCGAAGCCCACTTCCTATCTACCTACCAGCGTGATGAATCTGGAAGATTCATGGTCCAGCTCCCGTTCAATAGTGATCTTCCCCTCCTGAACGACTGTCGTGCTCTGGCCCTAAAGCGTTTTCTGATGTTGGAAAAACGACTCGTCCGCAATCCAGAACTTCGAATTCAGTATGTGGATTTCATCCGGGAATACGAGGCTCTCGGTCACTGCCGGGAAATCATGGAATCTGAAGACCCGCCCAACCAGCAGAGCTACTACCTTCCTCACCATGCCGTACTTCGACCTTCCAGCTCGAGCACGAAATGCCGTGTCGTGTTCGATGCAAGTGCCAAATCTTCGCCGTCGCATCTTTCGCTGAACGAGGTACTCCACGTCGGTCCAGTAGTGCAAAACGATCTACATCATATCATGCTACGATTCCGTAAATTCAAGGTAGCATTTACCGGAGACATCTGTAAAATGTACCGTCAAGTAGTCGAAGCCCCATCGGATCGTCGATTCTTGCGCATTTTCTGGCGAGAGCAGCCGTCATTGCCTTTGCGTGTCTTGGAGTTGTGCACTGTCACCTACGGTACCGCATCGGCCCCCTATCAAGCAACCAggtacttggtacagctcgtcaAGGAAGATGGCGAGAACTTTCCCATCGCCGCTCATATAGTGAAGGAGGAGTTCTACATGGACGACGTACTGTCAGGAGCTGACTCGGTGGAAGATGCTATCGTGGCTAAACAGCAGTTAAAGGAACTCCTAAGTCGAGGAGGTTTTCCTATACGAAAATGGTGCTCTAAATCCCAACAGCTGATGGAGAATATTCCTATCGATGAACGTGAGACGATGACTCCGGGGGAGCAAGGAGTGAACGAAACCATAAAAGTGTTAGGCTTGCGTTGGGACCCAACCGCCGATACGCTGAAGATCGCCTATCATCCGAATCCAACTGTGAAACAACCACCAACGAAACGTACGGTGTACTCCGAGATCGCCAAATTCTTCGACCCCCTTGGACTGGTTTCGCCGGTGATCGTCTTGGCGAAACTCCTCGCGCAGAAGCTGTGGCAGCTTAAAATCTACTGGGACGATCCGGTGGATGAAAATATTGCCAAGCAGTGGCAAAATCTTCAACTTTCCCTAATGCATCTCCACGACATCGAGATCCCTCGGTGTGTTATTTTGGACAATGTAGTCGCCTACGAGTTGCATGGTTTTTCGGATCCCTCCACAACGGCATACGGAGCATGCATCTACCTACGGTCCCTTTTTGTTGATGGTTCGGCAAAGCTTCGTCTTCTCACCAGTAAATCCAAACTGGCGCCTTTGAGTGAGCTCACCATTCCACGGAAAGAATTGTGTGCCGCCCTCCTGTTGACCCGTTTACTGGCGAAGGTACTGCCAGCCCTGGATATGCCGGTTCAGGAAGTTGTGCTGTGGAGCGACAGTATGATTGTCTTAGCCTGGCTAAAGAAACCCCTCAACCAGTTGCAGCTATTTGTCCGAAATCGAGTCGCTGTGATCCAGCAGCACACAGACAATTTCCGGTGGGAACATGTACGATCCCATCAGAATCCAGCCGATGTCATCTCCCGCGGACAGCTTCCAGAAGATTTAGCTACCAACACTCTCTGGTGGCATGGTCCGAGTTACCTTGAAGTGGTGTGCTACGAAGTGGTTATTCCGGACGAGATACCTGAGGAAGCGCTACCGGAACTGAAAGCTGCCGTCGCCATCTCCGATGTAAGAATGGATATGCCTTTGTTCTTCTCCAATTACAGCAATTTCCGCAAGCTACAACGAATTGTTGGGTACATTCGTCGGTTTGCTAATAATTGCCGTAAGCAGAATCCAACCGACCGAGAACTGAGACCCCATCTGACCGTCCATGAACTTCGCCGTGCAACAGAATCCATCATCCACGTCATACAACATGCACACTTTGCTGACGAAATCAAACGAGTCCTCGACAACGAACCCTGTAAGAG TCGCCATCAAATTATCTTACCGGATAAGGATCCGGTGATTCATCGTTTCATCCAGCAGATGCACGTCGAACTTCTTCACGTTGGGCAAACAGGTTTGCTGAATGCTCTTCGCCAAAGGTACTGGCTCCTAAAAGGTCGATCCATCATCCGTTTCATCACCCGTCGATGCGTTAAATGCTTCCGAACCCATCCTACGACACCCAATCAACTAATGGGAAACCTGCCAGCGTCGAGAGTGATGCCATCGCCCCCGTTCGCCATAACTGGTGTGGGTTACGCTGGCCCCTTCTGGATTAAACAAGGGTCACGTCGTCCAACGCTGACCAAGGCGTACGTAGCAGTCTTCGTCTGCATGGCAACTAAGGCTGTGCACCTGGAAGTCGTCTCCGATTTGAGCACCGATGCTTTCCTGGCATCTCTAAGAAGATTAATTGCTCGCCGAGGAATGATTCATGAGGATTCTGGGAGGCAGCCGTGA